A genomic segment from Nitrospirota bacterium encodes:
- a CDS encoding ABC transporter ATP-binding protein has translation MDTLINIEDVHKSFGSNYVLRGANLKIIKGESVVILGGSGSGKSVLLKHIIGLLIPDKGSVIVDGSDLSKLDENDLNELRKKFGMLFQAAALFDSMNVWENVGFGLKRHTKLSATEIKEIAVEKLGHVGLTGIEDRMPSDLSGGMRKRVGLARAIAMEPEILLYDEPTTGLDPIMADAINDLIVEMREKLKITSVAITHDIKSAYKIADRIAMLYNGEIIETGSPDKIRNTLNPIVKQFVEGSAVGPIVIEGLKR, from the coding sequence ATGGATACACTGATTAACATTGAAGATGTCCATAAGTCTTTCGGGAGCAACTATGTCCTGAGGGGCGCTAATTTAAAAATAATCAAGGGGGAAAGCGTTGTCATCCTGGGAGGCAGCGGTTCTGGAAAAAGCGTGCTTTTAAAGCACATCATTGGACTCCTGATACCTGATAAAGGCTCTGTGATAGTTGACGGGTCTGACCTGTCAAAACTTGATGAGAATGACTTAAATGAACTGCGTAAAAAGTTTGGAATGCTTTTTCAGGCGGCGGCATTGTTTGACTCAATGAATGTCTGGGAAAACGTGGGTTTTGGATTAAAAAGACACACAAAATTATCCGCTACGGAGATAAAGGAAATTGCCGTGGAAAAACTCGGACACGTAGGGCTTACAGGCATAGAAGACCGCATGCCTTCCGACCTTTCCGGCGGCATGAGAAAAAGGGTCGGGCTTGCGAGGGCTATTGCGATGGAGCCTGAGATACTTCTTTATGACGAGCCTACCACAGGACTTGATCCTATAATGGCTGATGCAATCAATGACCTTATCGTTGAGATGCGGGAGAAACTAAAAATCACGTCAGTCGCCATCACGCATGACATCAAAAGCGCTTATAAGATTGCAGATAGGATTGCAATGCTTTATAATGGAGAAATTATAGAAACAGGTTCGCCTGATAAAATCAGGAATACTTTAAATCCGATTGTAAAACAATTTGTTGAAGGCAGCGCAGTTGGGCCGATTGTAATTGAGGGATTAAAAAGATGA
- a CDS encoding ABC transporter permease, with protein MFIIKVIEFIGTAFKGPVEETGRILLLFYSTIKWLFRPPFELKNTTKQMVEIGVNSLPVVLITAVFTGMVLALQSYTGFKRFGAESLVGSVVALSMTRELGPVLTALIVTGRAGAAMAAELGTMRVTEQIDALETLATNPIKYLVVPRFISGTIMLPALAVIADIIGIIGGYFVTVIVFGTSPNLYMKMTWDHLKMDDIYHGLIKAGFFGAILSLISCYKGFYTQGGAEGVGKATTGAVVISSMAILISDYFLSAWLFK; from the coding sequence ATGTTTATTATCAAAGTGATAGAATTTATAGGAACGGCATTTAAAGGCCCTGTTGAGGAAACCGGAAGGATTTTACTGCTTTTTTATTCTACAATTAAATGGCTTTTTAGACCTCCGTTTGAATTAAAGAATACCACTAAACAGATGGTGGAAATAGGCGTTAATTCCCTGCCTGTCGTGCTCATTACAGCCGTATTTACGGGCATGGTGCTTGCGCTTCAAAGTTACACGGGGTTTAAGCGTTTTGGCGCTGAAAGCCTTGTAGGCTCTGTCGTTGCCCTGTCAATGACAAGAGAACTCGGGCCTGTGCTTACGGCGCTTATAGTCACCGGCCGTGCAGGGGCGGCAATGGCCGCGGAGCTCGGGACCATGAGGGTCACAGAGCAGATTGACGCATTGGAGACCCTCGCCACTAATCCTATAAAATATCTTGTGGTTCCGAGATTTATATCAGGAACCATCATGCTCCCCGCCCTTGCCGTAATCGCAGACATCATAGGCATAATCGGCGGATATTTCGTCACCGTAATAGTTTTTGGAACAAGCCCGAACCTATATATGAAGATGACATGGGATCACCTTAAAATGGATGACATATACCACGGGCTTATAAAGGCAGGGTTTTTTGGGGCAATCCTTTCGCTTATCAGTTGTTATAAAGGCTTCTACACACAAGGCGGGGCAGAGGGCGTTGGAAAGGCAACCACAGGCGCTGTTGTCATCTCGTCCATGGCAATCCTGATTTCCGACTATTTCCTTTCAGCGTGGTTATTTAAATAA